The proteins below are encoded in one region of Salvelinus fontinalis isolate EN_2023a chromosome 10, ASM2944872v1, whole genome shotgun sequence:
- the LOC129863581 gene encoding T-box transcription factor TBX5-A-like: MADQDETVGLQNSPSGSESKELHSESKADKQNGTSGKSPSSQTTYIQQGMEGIKVYLHERELWEKFHEVGTEMIITKAGRRMFPSFKVKVTGLNPKTKYILLMDVVPADDHRYKFADNKWSVTGKAEPAMPGRLYVHPDSPATGAHWMRQLVSFQKLKLTNNHLDPFGHIILNSMHKYQPRIHIVKADENNGFGSKNTAFCTHVFPETAFIAVTSYQNHKITQLKIENNPFAKGFRGSDDMELHRMSRMQSTKEYPVVPRSTVRQRVGTSQSPFSGEVQGIANPSGLASQYTQCENGATSTSQDLLPQSGSYPLPHEHSQDYHCIKRKVEDDCHSGEHTYKKAYLESSSSEDDHYYRPVSYPQSLGLPGGPYRTESGQRQACMYASASQGAEPVPSLEDISCNTWAGVSPYGSCSVTTMQPMERLPYQHFSAHFTSGPLVSRLSGVAGHASPQLGDAHHAMYQGSMAHQTLGRQCSPGTGIQSPTAGLQGNEYLYSHGIPRTLSPHQYHAVHSVSIMPEWNESS; the protein is encoded by the exons ATGGCGGACCAGGATGAAACCGTTGGGCTCCAAAATTCGCCAAGCGGTTCAGAGTCAAAGGAATTACACTCCGAGAGTAAAGCAGATAAACAAAATGGAACTTCGGGCAAATCTCCATCCTCCCAGACGACATATATTCAACAG GGAATGGAGGGGATTAAAGTGTACCTGCACGAGAGGGAACTGTGGGAGAAGTTTCACGAGGTGGGGACGGAGATGATTATCACCAAAGCAGGAAG AAGAATGTTTCCCAGCTTCAAAGTGAAGGTCACTGGATTGAACCCTAAAACGAAATACATACTTCTGATGGATGTCGTGCCTGCGGACGACCATCGCTACAAATTCGCTGATAATAAATG GTCTGTGACCGGGAAGGCCGAACCTGCCATGCCCGGGAGGCTCTACGTTCACCCGGACTCTCCTGCGACTGGGGCGCATTGGATGAGGCAGCTAGTCTCTTTCCAGAAGCTGAAACTGACGAACAACCACCTGGATCCTTTTGGACAT ATTATCCTCAACTCCATGCATAAATACCAACCCAGGATTCACATCGTGAAAGCAGATGAAAATAACGGCTTTGGCTCCAAGAACACTGCGTTTTGTACCCACGTCTTTCCAGAGACTGCCTTCATTGCGGTTACGTCCTACCAGAACCATAAG ATAACCCAGCTGAagatagagaacaacccatttgCAAAAGGCTTCCGTGGGAGTGATGACATGGAGCTCCATCGGATGTCCAGAATGCaaag CACTAAGGAGTACCCGGTGGTCCCTCGCAGTACGGTGCGCCAGAGGGTGGGCACCAGCCAGAGCCCGTTCAGTGGGGAGGTGCAGGGTATTGCCAACCCCAGTGGCCTGGCCTCCCAGTACACCCAGTGTGAGAACGGGGCCACCAGCACCTCACAGGATCTCCTGCCCCAGTCTGGCTCCTACCCTCTCCCACACGAGCACAGCCAGGACTACCACTGCATCAAGAGAAAAG TGGAGGATGACTGTCACTCAGGGGAGCACACCTACAAGAAGGCTTACCTGGAGAGCTCCTCCAGCGAGGACGACCATTACTACCGTCCCGTCAGCTACCCACAGAGCCTGGGCCTGCCCGGGGGGCCCTACAGGACCGAGTCCGGCCAGAGGCAGGCCTGTATGTACGCTAGCGCCTCCCAGGGGGCCGAGCCCGTCCCCAGCTTGGAGGACATCAGCTGTAACACCTGGGCCGGCGTCTCGCCCTACGGCAGCTGCTCCGTCACCACCATGCAGCCAATGGAGCGGCTGCCCTACCAGCACTTCTCCGCCCACTTCACCTCGGGGCCCCTGGTGTCCAGACTGAGTGGGGTGGCAGGCCACGCCTCTCCGCAGCTGGGTGACGCCCACCACGCCATGTACCAGGGTTCCATGGCCCATCAGACTCTGGGCCGCCAGTGCAGCCCCGGGACAGGCATCCAGTCACCCACTGCAGGTCTCCAAGGCAACGAGTACCTGTACTCACATGGGATCCCGCGCACACTGTCGCCTCATCAGTACCACGCGGTGCACAGCGTCAGCATCATGCCAGAGTGGAATGAGAGCAGCTAA